From candidate division WOR-3 bacterium, one genomic window encodes:
- a CDS encoding SBBP repeat-containing protein, whose translation MNSKTVLVLLLPFAFFSSVHSQVWIRTYGHPGFGVQDMAFALTLDPAGNVIVAGYVRISHGSDTTPNYCTIKYDPDGNLQWVRFFDYGVGLAVAADSNGNVLVTGKKVTIKYRPDGDVAWVRTYGGWGSDVCADREGNVYVTGYIRDSLNPIETYAITVKYTGSGDVAWVRVDSAGWWTVSIGLDTAGNVYVAGDDRGPSYLVMKYSPAGDLLWRRGENLPGYAYKLAVTPEGDVYVTGSLGRASNDVIATTKYSSDGEQQWVRLYDGPGYDIGQTLTIDRDGNCYVAGPSGVRPGLVPGFDFVTIKYSSAGDELWMQRYTGFGGDDWPFAIGVDAERNVYVGGWSQAPRGGDTWGDDYTLLKYDSLGKLLWEARYSGPDNFAGWIYSLAIDNQGYIYTTGFILTGTRTNYDYDWCTVKFAPTGPGVAETPISNLNQLQFTLYPNPAHQSFSISAPVAIQSIRLYDIAGKLVRVYNHIESNNKLSLAGVPAGVYLVKIQTQDNRTTQKLIVR comes from the coding sequence ATGAACAGCAAAACTGTGCTGGTGCTTCTGCTCCCCTTTGCCTTTTTCAGTTCTGTTCATTCCCAGGTCTGGATTAGGACATATGGCCACCCAGGGTTTGGCGTTCAGGATATGGCTTTTGCACTTACACTTGACCCGGCAGGAAATGTTATTGTTGCCGGTTATGTCCGTATCTCCCACGGCAGTGATACCACACCCAATTACTGCACAATCAAATATGACCCGGATGGCAACCTGCAATGGGTAAGGTTCTTTGATTACGGTGTGGGTCTGGCAGTTGCCGCCGACTCCAATGGCAATGTGCTTGTAACAGGGAAAAAAGTAACAATAAAATACAGGCCTGATGGCGATGTTGCCTGGGTAAGGACTTATGGGGGTTGGGGAAGCGATGTCTGTGCTGACCGTGAGGGCAATGTTTATGTAACCGGTTATATCCGTGACTCCTTGAACCCAATTGAAACGTATGCCATTACCGTAAAATACACCGGTTCTGGTGATGTTGCCTGGGTAAGGGTTGATTCAGCCGGCTGGTGGACGGTTAGCATTGGACTTGACACAGCAGGAAATGTTTATGTAGCCGGGGATGATAGAGGACCAAGTTATCTCGTTATGAAATATTCACCTGCTGGTGACCTTTTATGGCGCCGGGGCGAGAATCTTCCGGGATACGCCTACAAACTGGCGGTTACACCTGAAGGTGATGTCTACGTAACCGGCTCACTCGGCCGCGCGTCTAACGATGTAATTGCCACGACGAAATATTCCTCTGATGGCGAACAGCAATGGGTCAGACTTTATGATGGACCCGGCTATGATATCGGTCAAACCCTGACAATTGACCGTGATGGCAACTGCTATGTTGCCGGACCAAGTGGGGTCCGGCCAGGACTAGTCCCAGGGTTTGATTTTGTCACAATCAAATATTCTTCGGCTGGGGATGAGTTATGGATGCAGAGATATACCGGGTTTGGTGGTGATGACTGGCCCTTTGCCATCGGGGTGGATGCTGAGAGAAATGTCTATGTCGGTGGTTGGAGTCAGGCGCCCAGAGGCGGTGATACCTGGGGTGATGACTATACCTTGCTCAAATACGACTCACTGGGCAAATTGTTATGGGAGGCAAGATACAGTGGTCCTGACAATTTTGCGGGCTGGATTTATTCTCTTGCGATTGACAATCAGGGCTATATTTACACCACCGGCTTTATTCTCACCGGCACCCGAACCAACTACGACTATGACTGGTGCACGGTAAAATTTGCACCCACCGGACCGGGTGTTGCGGAGACGCCCATCTCCAATCTCAATCAACTGCAGTTTACCCTCTATCCCAACCCGGCGCACCAGAGTTTTTCCATCAGCGCACCGGTTGCCATACAGAGCATCCGGTTATATGACATTGCCGGTAAACTGGTCAGGGTTTATAACCATATTGAAAGCAATAATAAACTCTCGCTTGCCGGTGTCCCAGCCGGGGTTTATCTGGTGAAAATCCAGACCCAAGATAACCGCACAACCCAAAAACTGATTGTCCGATAA
- a CDS encoding T9SS type A sorting domain-containing protein: MSLHAGMPRQCHDWLKPSFIGNRSYGLNAALALDTFYDSLNTRFVGNWPFGFGGPLALDTIRKIAYVGSGGGVFVLDIANPTAPRKVGEIRTRGIISFLQSQDTILYITNQWDRGIVGLWNVADPSQPVKVADIPLNLQEPIRIFIKGRFLYCSDPDSFRIFDIDNPNQPVLLGSIGPYNNIGYITVADSFAFISFEPPSSDTGLRIINIQNPANPYEVGSYKSINIYAIAVAGRFAYCTTDSHGFVVIDVSNPLIPHQVGRCSVPNPVCVVVRGSYAYLGAWGLTIVDVSNPTEPYLVANLTPAGYQGVKGVALLDSFAFLTDWSDIGLWVANIKNPLAPFEVGGYRVPGWTTWVEIGGEYAYLCDWDYGLTILNITNPCEPYEVSRFDVEWGCAHIAVRDTIGYLSHQGHGLRILNLSNSANPVEIGFCPTPGAASACAVKGSYAYVADGAHGLMVIDVSNPYAPCEVGNYDTPGYAWFVDVGESLAYVADENGGLRIINIKNPAAPYEVGSVFLSNYPVILQVKDSFAYVGGANGNMVIVNVSEPAHPRPVGLYQTVGPCWGIDISYPYAYVSDWFIWFHIVDISDPSNPVLAGYHWAPNCPYGLKFVSPYIYVTTGLCGLQIYESLMPGLQERTEMDLLQKFTLYPNPAHQSFSISAPVAIQSIRLYDIAGKLVRVYNHIESNNKLSLAGVPAGVYLVKIQTEDSRTTQKLIVR, translated from the coding sequence ATGAGTCTGCACGCGGGGATGCCACGCCAGTGTCACGATTGGCTTAAACCCAGTTTTATCGGGAACCGGTCCTATGGTCTTAATGCCGCACTTGCCTTAGATACTTTTTATGACTCACTCAATACCCGTTTTGTTGGCAACTGGCCCTTTGGTTTTGGTGGTCCGCTTGCTTTGGATACGATAAGGAAAATCGCCTATGTCGGCTCGGGCGGCGGGGTTTTTGTCCTTGATATCGCCAACCCGACAGCACCTCGGAAAGTCGGGGAAATTAGGACACGGGGAATTATTTCCTTTCTCCAATCTCAGGACACTATCCTTTACATCACCAATCAGTGGGACAGAGGTATTGTCGGGTTATGGAATGTGGCAGACCCGTCTCAGCCCGTAAAGGTGGCAGATATCCCGCTGAATCTCCAGGAGCCGATAAGGATATTTATCAAGGGAAGGTTCCTCTATTGCAGTGACCCGGACAGTTTCCGTATTTTTGACATAGATAATCCTAACCAACCGGTGCTATTGGGTTCAATTGGCCCTTACAACAATATTGGTTATATAACCGTTGCCGACTCCTTTGCCTTCATAAGTTTTGAGCCACCCAGTTCTGACACCGGCTTGCGTATCATCAATATCCAGAACCCGGCAAACCCTTATGAGGTTGGGAGTTACAAAAGCATAAATATATATGCGATTGCGGTTGCCGGCCGGTTTGCCTATTGCACAACTGATAGTCACGGTTTCGTGGTGATTGACGTCTCCAATCCATTAATCCCTCATCAGGTTGGTCGCTGCAGTGTTCCTAACCCGGTGTGTGTTGTGGTGCGCGGCTCATATGCGTATCTGGGTGCCTGGGGTTTGACGATAGTTGATGTGAGTAATCCCACCGAGCCTTATCTGGTGGCAAATCTGACCCCAGCAGGCTATCAAGGGGTAAAGGGTGTGGCTTTACTGGACAGTTTTGCCTTTCTGACCGACTGGAGCGATATCGGTTTATGGGTTGCTAACATCAAAAACCCTTTGGCGCCGTTTGAGGTCGGGGGTTATCGAGTCCCGGGCTGGACTACCTGGGTGGAAATCGGTGGTGAATATGCCTACCTTTGTGACTGGGACTATGGCTTAACAATTCTCAACATCACAAACCCTTGTGAGCCTTATGAAGTTTCGAGGTTCGACGTTGAATGGGGTTGTGCCCATATCGCGGTGCGGGATACAATTGGCTATTTGAGCCACCAGGGCCATGGCTTGAGGATATTAAATCTCAGTAACTCCGCAAATCCGGTTGAAATCGGGTTCTGTCCCACACCAGGCGCAGCAAGTGCCTGCGCGGTAAAGGGCTCCTACGCCTATGTTGCTGATGGTGCCCACGGTTTGATGGTGATAGATGTCAGCAATCCTTATGCGCCGTGTGAGGTTGGCAACTATGATACCCCTGGTTATGCCTGGTTTGTTGATGTTGGTGAATCCCTCGCCTATGTGGCTGATGAGAACGGTGGATTGCGGATAATAAACATCAAGAACCCGGCCGCACCTTATGAGGTTGGTTCGGTCTTTTTATCCAATTATCCGGTTATCCTGCAGGTAAAGGACTCTTTCGCCTATGTTGGTGGTGCTAACGGCAATATGGTGATTGTCAATGTATCAGAACCAGCCCATCCCCGTCCGGTCGGTCTTTATCAGACCGTGGGCCCTTGCTGGGGCATTGACATATCATACCCTTATGCCTATGTCTCGGACTGGTTTATCTGGTTTCACATTGTTGACATCTCTGACCCATCAAATCCAGTTCTTGCCGGGTATCATTGGGCACCAAACTGTCCCTATGGCTTGAAGTTTGTCTCACCCTATATTTATGTAACAACCGGATTGTGTGGTCTGCAGATTTATGAAAGTTTGATGCCCGGGCTTCAAGAGCGAACTGAAATGGACCTCTTGCAAAAGTTTACCCTCTATCCCAACCCCGCGCACCAGAGTTTTTCCATCAGCGCACCGGTTGCCATACAGAGCATCCGGTTATATGACATTGCCGGTAAACTGGTCAGGGTTTATAACCATATTGAAAGCAATAATAAACTCTCGCTTGCCGGTGTCCCAGCCGGGGTTTATCTGGTGAAAATCCAGACCGAAGATAGCCGCACAACCCAAAAACTGATTGTCCGATGA